The Pyrus communis chromosome 8, drPyrComm1.1, whole genome shotgun sequence region AAATTTGGAGCATTTGtctttgaattttgatccaaaTGGTGTTTTACTCCTTGAACTTGCCACACTCTAAAGCAATGATCATTTTGTATCCAAAATAAAGGTATCTAAAAGTAAATGAGAGAAGGTCTAACGAAGTTACTAAAAAGAATAAGAGAAATGTCATGAGCAATGATATTACACTAAGCCCAAAACTCTTGGATGCATGATGATCCTTTTGTTCATTGCTCACATTGTGACGTATTTAAAAATCAATACTCACAAATCCttaattcaaaaatcaaaactcCAGTTAAGCCAGTATTTAAGAACAAATACTTATAAAATTATACTAAGCGCAAAGCACTTATATACGATGAGGCAGCAACATAGACGTTTTCCATCTCATTGCTTAACAAAACTAAGTGGACCAGTTGTTATTTGGTACAAAAATACAGACGATGCAAATCTATCACACGAACGCTTTGTATCTTTTTATAGGCAAACTTTTGACTAACACAGAATCTTTCACTGTGTTTTGCAAAGCCTCCACCAAATCATGCATGCACAGCTCGAGATTATATTCTATGTTGCCTCCATTTTCAAAATGCCTTTCCTTAATTATTAAGTACCAAAAAGACAGCATCCACTTTTATCTAAAACCCAACTTAGCTTAAGCTGGACAGTTACCCAAATCCCACAAGATTATGGGTCCCCAATAGATCTGATACGACAGTTTTATTGAGTTGTTTttaacttattttatttttctgaacaaaagaaaaaacttacAGACACATTATTTTACCGTACAAATGTTATAACTGAAAATATTCAtttcttttgtaattattttacgAGAAAGGATATCTAAAAAAAGTCCTTTGGTATAGATCTCATTTAAAGAAATTGACAGTTTGTCGTAAGGATACTATTTATTACTATAACTTTCTAGATCTTTTCTGACACATATGCTTAGTTAACgatgataaagaaaataataagttGTTCTGATCATGAGGTGTGTACAACAAAGTTATAGTACATTACGAAGAGATGAAGACTTTTCCTGTTAGAGAGAAATattatccttttatttttgtatcgAATGGTAGGTGTCTTCTAAATTCTTCAAAATGTGGTTATGCTGCATCCTTACGTATGTTGTATGCCCACTAAGCACTTGAATGATAACAACTTCTTGTGAAAGCTCAGTGAAATCAATACCAATGAGGAGTGTGGCTTAGCAACTTACACAAGTAATCTGCATAATTAATGGAGTATTATGACGCCAAATTATCCAATTTTTATTGGGACTGGTCCTAATCCTCTATTCAAATACGACATAATTATGTTGCTGCATTTTTAGTTCGTtttcatctattttttttttttcttttctattcaTTATTAGCTTTCTTTTTGCTAGTGCGCGTAACCAAATTTCGAGCCCACAGCTTGGCAGCTTGCCGTGCACGAGATGGTGGAACTCCAGTCTCGATCAAAACCGACTGAGTTTTGTTGACGAGAAATGATagtcatacattttttttatttagtttttcgCACACTTTTAATTAGTATCGTTTGTTTTGGTTAATGAAAGTTCAAGGAAATTTTGGTTATTCTCATCAACGTCAGTGTGTGTACTCATAACTTTAAGTTGAAAGGACTTATGTGTAGCACTTAACTGTCAGGTGTCACGATATAAATTTAcgtaggaatttatggatcacGTATCAACGAAAACTGCTAGCAGTAGAACGCCAACCTTGGTGAGGTGAAACACaaggcaataaaaaaaaaaaagaattgttagtactccaaaaatctcatttggcactccaaactttctataatttgaaagaaaaatacacttgtgaggagtgtagaatgaaattttcgGAGTGCTAATAGCAATcccaaaaaaaattgtgaaaaaacaaaatagtgTGTGAAAATTAggtgtcttttttattttgtgtcaaTGGTTATTAAAGGTAGGGCATGAAGTGATGAAGTGTGTGGGCTATATGTTGCGGTGTAACATTTAATCAAAGATGGCGGTGGGTTCATACGACATATGTGAATTAATTAGAAGAATACATGATATTCCTCATGAATGACCCAGCATGCCGGAAGGAAACCCTTAGTTTAGATGGGCACCATGCAAAgcatgcttaaacatgaggcaTCAAGTAGATAATAGATAAAAGCATCAAGCATTATTAGACGAATGCATTGATCAATAACATGGTTGATGAATTAGGCAATAAGAAAGCTACCGCTTTGCAAGCTCTTGTTTCTTCAAGTTTGAAGGCTTTCCTTCGAAAAACATAGCTGAGAACGAATATTAGAAAGACTTGTAATTCCAACGTTTGAGTCGtataaataaacatgttaatagTTTACGATAACCACCTAGTACTATtgtctaataatattttttttcacttgtaagtgaaacgTTTTATGTTCGCTTAtcgctaaaggcgaatttgaactacattattgctgacccattgtgaggctaagctcatccTCTCTCCTTAGTacaaataatatcatttattttaaaaaaaaattatttatgataatcaataaaaaaaaaatataagtgtgcaaaaataaaaataaataaaatgagcaTACGTGTTTTGGCAATTTGTGATTCAACTTAGGATTACCGTTGTTCAGTATAAAATCTTACAAAAATGCTACTCATACCACATATTTGTAATATTTATCTAATACTGATTGAACTCACATGTGTTATGTGTCCTACTTCTATTtgaaagatgatacaaatatgtaGTAAACTTAATATTATTCAAAATCTGAGCCAAATCATTTGGTTGGTTTGGCCgttattttaatatgttatcaATTTTTATGCGATATGATTATTATTTAATGCGTAGTATTTTCTAGCGTGCTtaaaatttcaaacaacaaaaagaaaaagaaaagtcaatTTTCATGTAGTGCACTAACCATTCATCCATAGAATACTTTTCCAACCGTGACCCGAACGGAATGGGTAATTGTTAGCAAATCCGCATAGAACTTGTGGTAGAAAATTAACACAAACCACCACTAACCTCCTTTGGCATTGGCatggtttattaattatgtaAAGAATTGCCATGGTATtccaattttaatgattttctGGCACTCTCATATTCCATCCTGGTTTTCATAACTagtttttccttctcttttcatCTCATATTTAATACCTTTGCAAGCTCCCTCACCATTATCACCTTTCAAAGCTACTTTATCAAGTGCTCCATTTTGCCCTAAAATGTTTCTTTTTCAATGCTTCCACGTTATCAAACTTTTCCAACCTCAACTTATTCTCCAAAATTCCCCCTTCAATTAGAAAGCGTTCTGTTTTAATAATACgatatttgtaaaaaaaaaaaaaaaaaaaaaaaaattctataatTGACATTGTGTTCAATTTAAGTGTGTATTTTTCAACGGAATGTCATGTCTGTTTGTTTCTCGAGATAAGGCACCATCGAGGATATGCCTAAACTGATTAACCTAATGAACGGGGAGTCCTTGATAAGGGTGATTAAATAGATGCTTACAGACTGGATTATCGGATAACACGTGAGAAAACAAAACATAGCTACAGCACAAGTTAAAAAGTGTGCAAGTTTTGAGGTACACAAAACGGAGGGCAATATCGTCATTTGACCTGGCAACCAAAATGAATTAAGTAGAGCATTTTATTGCGTACCGAGACCATCGCCGAGGTCCATTCTTCTGCTCTTCTTCCACCATGTGACCCCCTGAAACCCAGCTCTTCCTCTCTGATCCCTGTCTGCAACGCCACACACCCACCATaattaattctttatttttattttatcattgttTCGATTTTTTAATTCCAATTATTCATCAAAGATTTGAACTTTCCCCTTATTGTTtctttggttgttttttttttagtccaaTTCCAAAAACGAAACGCCAACAAACCCACTACTAATCTCCCAATCCCATCACTATTCCTTCGTTTCCACTCATCACCACACCAAGAACCGAAAGCCCTCTCCCAACCACTTAAACCCTTCCATTTTTTCACATCAGAACTTGaatattttctgggtttttaaaTGCGATGGTGGAGCTGCAGCAGATCAAGAGAGCCCCAAGAGCCAGAGGCTTCTATGTCAGGATGAAGCTCCTGCCCACCACCAAAAATGGAGGAAGACTAGTTCCCCAATTGGAAAAAAAGAACTTCTTTTACAGATATTGCAAATGGGTCCTCTggctctccctctccctctacTTCTTCAGCTCCTTCCTCATCAGCAACCACAACGAAGAACAAAACAAACCCACCACCTCCCTCTCCACAACCCATTTCTCCACCTTCGCCGCCCGCGCCCTTATCGAATCCGCCACCATTAACAACGCAACAAAACAAGGTGCGAGGAACAAAACCCATGTTTTACTTTTTTCTAATGTTTGATACATTTGACGAATTTGTAGTTTCTGATGCATTGTTCATGTTTTTGTTCAGGCACATTGTTCGACGGATTAAGGGTTTACGTCTACGATTTGCCACCGAAATACAACACGGATTGGCTAAAAAATGAGAGGTGCAGCTCCCACCTGTTCGCCTCCGAGGTTGCCATTCACCGGGCCCTGCTGACCAGCGACGCGTTGACCGTTGACCCCTATGAAGCGGACTTCTTCTTCGTCCCTGTCTACGTGTCCTGTAACTTCAGCACCGTCAATGGCTTCCCGGCGATCGGCCACGCCCGAAATCTCATTGCCTCCGCGATTGACTTAGTCCGGGCGGAATACCCGTTTTGGGAACGGACGCACGGCGCCGATCACGTCTTCGTCGCCGCCCACGATTTCGGTTCTTGCTTCCACACCATGGTAATTAATTACGTAGCCtcccaggaaaaaaaaaccgCTTTTGCTTTTTTcgggttttctgggtttttgacAACGTTGTCTGGCTTCGCGTTTCCTCAGGAGGACGTGGCGATTTCGGATGGGATACCCGGATTTTTGAAGAACTCGATCGTATTGCAGACGTTCGGCGTGACGCATCACCACCCATGTCAAGAGGTAGAGAATGTGGTCATTCCGCCGTACGTCTCCCCGGAAAAAGTACGGGCGACGCTGGAAAACTTTCCGATAACCGGCCGACGGGATATCTTCGCCTTCTTCCGAGGGAAGATGGAGGTCCACCCCAAGAACGTCAGCGGCCGATTTTACAGCAAGTAATAATTGTTTAGTAATTAATCAAGTAAATCGACATATCAGAGTCTTAATTGTTAGATTTTCGTTTAAATTTACTGATATGCCCTTGGTGTATTATTTTTGAAGGCGGGTGAGGACGGAGCTATGGCGGAAGTACAACGGCGACCGGAGGTTTTACCTGCAGAGGCAGCGGTTCGCCGGTTACCAATCGGAAATCGCGCGGTCGAAATTTTGTCTGTGTCCTCTAGGGTGGGCCCCGTGGAGTCCGAGGCTGGTAGAATCAGTCGCTTTGGGCTGCGTGCCGGTGATCATAGCTGACGGGATCCGGTTGCCGTTCGACAACGTCGTTCCATGGGCGGAGATATCGGTGAACGTCGCGGAGAAGGACGTGGGAAAATTGGCGGAGATACTCGAACACGTGGCGGCGACCAACTTGACTTCCATTCAAAAGAAGTTGCGGGACCCGCGCGTTCGAGGTGCCCTACTGTTCAACGACCGGGTCCACGAAGGCGACGCCACGTGGAACGTTCTTTCCGCTCTGGCGACAAAGCTGGCCAGGTCACACCGGCGGTCAAGGGTTTCGAACCAGTGACGCAACGACGCGTGGACGATTGGAATTTTGAGAGAACTGAAACAGCCTGCCAGCCAATGGATGCGCTTGGCAAGTGGTGTACCGGAAGACAGACGGATATTTTTTATAGATTGCGAGGTGGGTGGGACCCACGAATGTGAGGTGGCGAGTTCCACGTGGTTGGTATGCGGTTGGCCGGAAGATGGCAGCGTAGTACGGTTAATACTCATGTACATGTACCCGAAACAAATactgtaaataaatttaattattaaaaatagaaaaagtaaaaaataaaacaccCATTCTTTATTGATTTAGttattttcattttagttttatgagatttatggataattttgtaattttgctTAAATAACGCACCAATcattttgaatgaataatttattttttcgtAGGTGTGGGGTTCGAAACTCAAGTAAAACTATAGAGTATTATCCATGTGTGACAATAAATACGTCTTGTGTGTCTCGTGCAGTGCCTGCGATGGTGGtcttgtttttgtatttttttatatttgaataaTATAGGTTTTCgaatttttaatttagttttgtaTTGAGAAGTAGTAAATAATAATTGGAGcgtatttacataaaaaaagaTGAATTGGAAAAACAGCTGAAAGTATGAAAAGGTGGGAAAGGTTAAATAATTTAAGGAATAGAAAGAATGGAAGGGGGGAAAAGGCGGGAATACGAATTGTCAGAGTGGGGAAGGAGAAGGGACAGACAGGTTTATTGGAGACAGCGGGGTGCCAGCTGAGGTATGTCAGAGAGggctttaaatttttatatttatctgACGGTGTGTGGGTGTTGTCAGTGTTGACGGATACGGTTTCCAAGTAAAGCTAAATCATACTGCCCATGGCTCGTAAGCCTAAATTTTAGACCTGATTTATCATACCACATCATTTTACCTAGACCATGCATCCTCTTCTCAAAATAAGACCACGTTGGCCAgactaaaatttcaaattgtttagatcaataaaaaataaacacgttaatcaacggttaagtaataatttaattattaataattatattattttgtttataaatttggtttaaaaaatcgATGTCTTTTAGCATTCTTTAAACCATCTttaaaggaaatgtcaaattttaaacctaaaatttaaatttgaaggcttatgTAGCAGTTTGACATCTTTAAACTTTTCCTCTCTAACctatatgtcaaattttaaacataaaataataattcacatgtattttctttgcattgagaatgaaaataaacaaaaggataatgctttaaaccaataaaaaattaataataattatttaataattaatttaaaaaatatgaagatGTTGTCAAATTTGGCAGTAAGGGGGAGAGATGTCAAttcatgtcatgccacatcagaTTTGGCTTCTCAGTTGGAAAACATTAATGCTGTCTTGTTACCGTTATTGCTGATTTGGacaatttgacatctcatttggagatgctcttagtcAATAGGAACATGATTCTCTCTCCTCATAATCTCTCTCCCTTTTTCTCCTCTTTTACTTGAATAATTACGACTAAGCTGCGTCAACatcctatatttttttttcaatttatttttttatgagataataagacaaaaagaaaactttgagaggaagagaggaaaGGAGATCATAAGGCCATCTCGAACCGAGGGCTGGCcaaatggctcgttttagccctctgacccttcaagatattaatattttaatgaacagtatatgaccatatttgcctccgtctccaaccgagggacAAAGGGCCAAAGAGCTCATTTTTGTCAACAATGATGTATTGCAGAAAGcaaatgtagagagagaaagtgttaaACTAGAGAGAAACAAATTTTCACACTTTGTATTTTCTATTTCTCAATTTTACACACTAAGCATATCTATCAACCTATCATCCTCCCTCAATCCCATGCGAGGAGCATCCAAGCATGAGATTGGAACAtaaagaattgaaatgtggAGAACACAAGCCCTTTGTCAAAATATCGGCATATTGCTCAACAGAAGCTACAAACTGTAACTGAATAGATCCATTTTGAACCCTTTCTCGAACAAAGTGACAATCAACTTCAATATACTTAGCTTTAGAATGTAAAACAGGATTTATAGCAAGAGCCATGGCTGAAATGTTGTCACAATGCAGCAACGGTGTATCAGCACAAGGAACATGTAAATCCTTGAGTAACTGTTGAATCTATACCACTTCAGTTGTGGTAGTAGCCATTGCCCGATACTCTGCCTCTGTAGAAGATCGATTGATAGTATGTTGCTTTTTGGAACTCCAAGAAACAAGATTTGAACCCAGAAAAATCACAAAGCCGGTAGTGGATTGCCTGTCATTGGGATCACCAGCCCAATCTGCACTTGTGTAGGCTCTTAAAGACATAGGACCAGATGTAAAACACAACCCCAAGTGCATTAAGCCTTTGAGATATCTTAAGATCCTTTTAACTGCAGCAAAATGTTGTTCAAGAAGAGAATGCATATATTGACAAACCTGATTAACAGAGAAGGCTATATCAGGTTGAGAGTGAATGTTAAGTATTGCAGAGCACCCACCAGACTTCGATAATATCTAGGATTGGCAACATGATTGCTGCCATGATTTAAAAGCTTTTGATTAGGATGACAGAGAGTATGACATGGCTTACAATCAAGCATATTAGCTTTTTGTAGAATTTCCTTGATGTACTTGGTTTGATGAACAAACAACCCTTGTGACTGATACTTAATTTGCAGTCCAAGGAAGAAGTGTAATGGACCTAAATCCTTCATATCAAACTCCTGAGTGAGTTGAGCAATCATAGATTGAACCAAACTGTCACAACTTCCTATGAGTatgatgtcatcaacataaagaaGAATGACAACCACTTTAGTACCAACAAACTtgacaaagagagaaaaatctGCATATGATGACTTGAATCCCAAGCAAGCCCAGGAACTCATCCATACCTTTGGTTGGATGTGAAACCTTCGAAAACCCTAGTTTCTCGCGAGCTCCGATTTTAGGTACTGTTTATGCACTCGTGATCGTGAAGTTTTCAAGGAGTTTTAAGGTTATAGGGAGCCTTaaaacatcttcacaaagctcggggagtaattttgaagtgattTAGACGTTGGGAAGCCCAGGTttagtgagttgcaggtttggc contains the following coding sequences:
- the LOC137742640 gene encoding probable glucuronoxylan glucuronosyltransferase IRX7; amino-acid sequence: MVELQQIKRAPRARGFYVRMKLLPTTKNGGRLVPQLEKKNFFYRYCKWVLWLSLSLYFFSSFLISNHNEEQNKPTTSLSTTHFSTFAARALIESATINNATKQGTLFDGLRVYVYDLPPKYNTDWLKNERCSSHLFASEVAIHRALLTSDALTVDPYEADFFFVPVYVSCNFSTVNGFPAIGHARNLIASAIDLVRAEYPFWERTHGADHVFVAAHDFGSCFHTMEDVAISDGIPGFLKNSIVLQTFGVTHHHPCQEVENVVIPPYVSPEKVRATLENFPITGRRDIFAFFRGKMEVHPKNVSGRFYSKRVRTELWRKYNGDRRFYLQRQRFAGYQSEIARSKFCLCPLGWAPWSPRLVESVALGCVPVIIADGIRLPFDNVVPWAEISVNVAEKDVGKLAEILEHVAATNLTSIQKKLRDPRVRGALLFNDRVHEGDATWNVLSALATKLARSHRRSRVSNQ